A region of Nocardioides sp. JS614 DNA encodes the following proteins:
- a CDS encoding LLM class flavin-dependent oxidoreductase, whose translation MTNYGHRIGFGVEVTGAGEAPEDAVALAVLVEDLGYDLVTFPDRGGADASTLAAWAAARTSRAQVAASRLDATARPASIVARGAGSLQLLSGGRALLLLGSESAAANLDALEEAVAVVRSLLDTSRPRVSSAGTRHRLADAEPGPGLELAVPLWLHGSDSTAAALAGRLADGWVVDLDEVGVEGLAALSAVLDRAAVDAGRDVREVRRSVALAPGDLPDADALTALVVDHGVSSVLLRVGTEDEPLLRTFIDTVAPAVRDGAERALPPGALSSRQVRRADVRARRRPDISYDDVPDELAETAVEPGDAAFAKVRSTYLRGGNPGLVLRPRTAAAVASAVGFARVHRHLPLGIRSGGHGISGRSTNDGGLVIDVGALDDVTVLDEAARLVRIGPGARWRDVATALQPHGWALSSGDYGGVGVGGLATAGGIGFLSRKHGLTIDHLRAVEMVLADGSLVRASATENAELFWAVRGAGANFGIAVAFEFVVDEVAEVGWAQLAFQAPDPAAYLEGFARVVAETPRETTPFLILGQGVAQVMAMVDSADPEVIVGQLQPFAEIAPLVQQQVVIAPYAAVMNMFPETPHNGYGEPVSRSAFTREITPAFASASADLIRSGASHWYQIRTVGGAVADVAPDATAYAHRDANFALAVMGGNAQRLDRWFEPVRRHSDGLYLSFESDRHPDRIADAFPPATLDRLRRLKAEVDPHNLFQDNFNIAPTHDTRTAS comes from the coding sequence GTGACGAACTACGGCCATCGGATCGGGTTCGGCGTCGAGGTCACCGGAGCCGGCGAGGCGCCGGAGGACGCGGTCGCGCTGGCGGTGCTGGTCGAGGACCTCGGCTACGACCTCGTGACCTTCCCGGACCGGGGCGGTGCGGACGCCTCGACCCTCGCGGCGTGGGCGGCCGCACGGACCAGCAGGGCCCAGGTCGCCGCATCGCGGCTGGACGCCACGGCGCGACCGGCGTCCATCGTCGCGCGAGGCGCGGGGAGCCTCCAGCTGCTGTCGGGTGGCCGGGCCCTGCTGCTGCTCGGATCGGAGTCGGCGGCTGCGAATCTCGACGCGCTCGAGGAGGCCGTGGCGGTGGTCCGTTCGCTGCTGGACACCTCCCGACCTCGGGTCAGCTCGGCCGGGACCCGCCACCGTCTCGCCGATGCCGAGCCAGGTCCTGGTCTGGAGCTCGCCGTCCCGCTGTGGCTGCACGGGTCGGACTCCACCGCCGCCGCCCTGGCCGGCCGGCTCGCCGACGGGTGGGTCGTGGACCTCGACGAGGTCGGCGTCGAGGGACTCGCGGCGCTGAGCGCGGTGCTGGACCGGGCCGCGGTCGATGCCGGCCGCGACGTCCGCGAGGTACGACGGTCCGTGGCACTCGCCCCCGGTGACCTGCCCGACGCGGACGCCCTGACCGCACTGGTGGTCGACCACGGCGTGAGCTCCGTGCTGCTCCGCGTCGGGACCGAGGACGAGCCCCTGCTGCGCACCTTCATCGACACGGTCGCCCCTGCGGTCCGCGACGGCGCCGAGCGCGCGCTGCCACCGGGTGCCCTCTCGTCGCGGCAGGTGCGACGCGCCGACGTTCGGGCGCGGCGCCGACCGGACATCTCCTATGACGACGTCCCCGACGAGCTGGCCGAGACCGCCGTCGAGCCCGGCGACGCCGCGTTCGCCAAGGTGCGCTCGACGTACCTGCGCGGCGGCAACCCCGGCCTGGTGCTGCGGCCCCGCACCGCCGCGGCGGTGGCCAGCGCCGTGGGCTTCGCCCGCGTGCACCGGCATCTGCCCCTGGGGATCCGCAGCGGCGGGCACGGGATCAGCGGCCGCTCGACCAACGACGGCGGCCTGGTCATCGACGTCGGCGCGCTCGACGACGTCACCGTGCTGGACGAGGCAGCCCGGCTGGTGCGGATCGGGCCCGGCGCCCGCTGGCGCGACGTCGCCACGGCGCTGCAGCCCCACGGCTGGGCGCTCAGCTCCGGTGACTACGGCGGGGTGGGCGTCGGCGGGCTCGCCACCGCGGGCGGGATCGGGTTCCTCTCCCGCAAGCACGGCCTGACCATCGACCACCTGCGAGCGGTCGAGATGGTGCTCGCCGACGGCAGCCTCGTGCGGGCCAGCGCGACCGAGAACGCCGAGCTGTTCTGGGCGGTCCGCGGCGCCGGGGCGAACTTCGGGATCGCGGTCGCGTTCGAGTTCGTCGTCGACGAGGTCGCCGAGGTGGGCTGGGCCCAGCTCGCCTTCCAGGCCCCCGACCCGGCGGCGTACCTCGAGGGGTTCGCCCGGGTCGTCGCCGAGACGCCACGCGAGACGACGCCGTTCCTGATCCTCGGCCAGGGCGTCGCGCAGGTGATGGCGATGGTCGACTCCGCCGACCCCGAGGTGATCGTCGGCCAGCTCCAGCCGTTCGCCGAGATCGCGCCGCTGGTGCAGCAGCAGGTCGTGATCGCGCCGTACGCGGCCGTCATGAACATGTTCCCCGAGACCCCCCACAACGGGTACGGCGAACCGGTCTCCCGGTCGGCGTTCACCCGCGAGATCACCCCGGCCTTCGCCTCCGCGTCCGCCGACCTGATCCGGAGCGGAGCGTCCCACTGGTACCAGATCCGCACCGTCGGCGGGGCCGTGGCGGACGTCGCGCCGGACGCCACCGCGTACGCCCATCGCGACGCCAACTTCGCCCTCGCCGTGATGGGCGGCAACGCCCAGCGCCTGGACCGCTGGTTCGAGCCGGTACGCCGCCACTCCGACGGCCTCTACCTGAGCTTCGAGAGCGACCGTCACCCGGACCGGATCGCCGATGCGTTCCCGCCGGCCACCCTGGACCGGTTGCGCCGGCTCAAGGCGGAGGTCGACCCGCACAACCTGTTCCAGGACAACTTCAACATCGCCCCCACCCACGACACCAGGACCGCCTCATGA
- a CDS encoding MarR family winged helix-turn-helix transcriptional regulator, whose protein sequence is MSDWLTEDEQHTWRSVLRMHTQLTAALAQALKADSELSISDYEVLAILSEAPDGVLRARELRCELRWEKSRLAHHIGRMEQRGYVRRDACADDQRAPLMCLTETGRAAIRAAAPTHVARVRELFFSALTPAQARAMREAADAVLDNLGSHASVDARDES, encoded by the coding sequence ATGAGTGACTGGCTGACCGAGGACGAGCAGCACACCTGGCGCAGCGTCCTGCGGATGCACACCCAGCTGACCGCCGCCCTGGCCCAGGCCCTCAAGGCCGACTCCGAGCTGTCCATCTCCGACTACGAGGTCCTCGCCATCCTCTCCGAGGCGCCGGACGGGGTCCTCCGCGCACGCGAGCTCCGGTGCGAGCTGCGCTGGGAGAAGAGCCGCCTGGCCCACCACATCGGACGCATGGAGCAGCGCGGCTACGTCCGGCGCGACGCGTGCGCCGACGACCAGCGGGCGCCGCTCATGTGCCTCACGGAGACCGGCCGCGCGGCCATCCGAGCCGCGGCCCCCACCCACGTCGCCCGGGTCCGCGAGCTCTTCTTCTCCGCGCTGACACCCGCCCAGGCACGAGCCATGCGCGAGGCCGCGGATGCCGTGCTGGACAACCTCGGATCGCACGCCTCCGTCGACGCACGCGACGAGTCCTGA
- a CDS encoding LLM class flavin-dependent oxidoreductase, with protein MNSSTSTDYGHDLIFGTFVTPTNHPVHHAVEQAVVADRAGLDLVTFQDHPYVAKFHDTSTLLAYAAARTERIHLSANVTNLPLRPPAVLARAIATLDLLSGGRIELGIGAGAFWDGVVGMGGPRRTPGESIEALEEAIAIIRAVWNTSDPGVLSVRGRHYDVHGAKRGPAPAHPVGIWVGAYKPRILRLVGRAADGWLPSIQYLQNGLPELTEMNRHIDEAALTSGREPSDVRRFLNIGGQFAAQRRGFLQGPPSQWAEELTDVALTYGTSGFILASDDTALTQAFAAEVAPAVKELVADARGTGRHE; from the coding sequence ATGAACAGCAGCACGAGCACCGACTACGGCCACGACCTGATCTTCGGCACCTTCGTGACCCCGACCAACCACCCCGTCCACCACGCCGTCGAGCAGGCCGTCGTCGCCGACCGCGCCGGGCTGGACCTGGTCACCTTCCAGGACCACCCGTACGTGGCGAAGTTCCACGACACCTCGACCCTGCTCGCCTACGCCGCCGCCCGCACCGAGCGGATCCACCTCTCGGCGAACGTCACCAACCTCCCGCTGCGGCCCCCAGCCGTCCTCGCCCGCGCCATCGCCACGCTCGACCTGCTCAGCGGCGGCCGGATCGAGCTGGGCATCGGTGCCGGGGCCTTCTGGGACGGCGTCGTCGGCATGGGCGGCCCCCGGCGTACGCCAGGGGAGTCCATCGAGGCGCTCGAGGAGGCGATCGCGATCATCCGCGCCGTCTGGAACACCAGCGACCCCGGCGTCCTGTCCGTGCGCGGCCGGCACTACGACGTCCACGGCGCCAAGCGCGGCCCGGCCCCCGCGCACCCGGTCGGCATCTGGGTCGGCGCCTACAAACCCCGCATCCTGCGCCTGGTGGGGCGTGCCGCGGATGGCTGGCTCCCGTCGATCCAGTACCTCCAGAACGGCCTACCGGAGCTGACCGAGATGAACCGACACATCGACGAGGCCGCGCTCACCTCCGGCCGCGAGCCGAGCGACGTACGCCGCTTCCTCAACATCGGCGGACAGTTCGCGGCCCAGCGCCGCGGCTTCCTCCAGGGCCCGCCCAGCCAGTGGGCCGAGGAGCTCACCGACGTGGCGCTCACGTACGGCACCAGCGGCTTCATCCTCGCCTCCGACGACACCGCGCTGACCCAGGCCTTCGCCGCCGAGGTCGCCCCGGCCGTCAAGGAGCTCGTGGCCGACGCGCGCGGCACCGGCCGCCATGAGTGA